Genomic segment of Verrucomicrobium sp.:
ATACCCCGCGCCCGCCCCGCTGCCGCCGGCGGCGCAAAGCGAGGGGGACGCCAGGCGGCTATGGGAGGAATCGGAAACGCTGACGGGCGTCCGCTTCGGCCCGTTCTAAAAGGGCACGCCCGGCTGGATTCGAACCAGCGACCGCCGGATTAGAAATCCGATGCTCTATCCGACTGAGCTACGGGCGCGTGAAGCTGGCCCCATGATAGGCCGGGCCGGGGGCGGAAGGTCACGCCCCTATTTTTCCCGGGCCGGGCCGCCGCCCGGGGCCGCGCCTCCGGCTTCCCCCGCGCGGCGGAAGCCGATGCCGCGCTCCTGAAGGGCCTGGGCCACGGTGCGGCCCAGGGCCGTCTCCACGTAATCGACGCGGCGGTAAAGCTCGTCGAGCAGCTTTCTTTCCCGGCGGCTCTCCTCCCATTTTCCGAAGGCGGGACGGCCCAGGGCGAAGGTCAGGGAGGGGACGCCGCGCCGCTCCAGCTCCAGCTTGAGGGAGCTGCCGGGCGTCAGGGCATCGTCCAAATGGTGGAGGCCGCCGATCATGAGGACGCCGTGGCCCGCCCGCGCCTCGGCGGCGATCCGCTCCGCCATGAAGGCGTTGCGGGGGGCGACTCCTTCCAGCACCCGCTTTTCCTGCCGGGACATGGCCAAGTAGTCGGGGGAGGCGGGGACGTCGCACAGGACGGTACGCAGGCCGCGGCGCTCGGCCTCCTCGGCCAGGCCGCGCAGCTGGTAGCGCCACGACCCGCGGGCCAGCGCCTCCCCCTCCTCCTGGAGGAACAGGCGGCGCTCCTCCGCCCCGCGTTCCTGGCGGCGGCGGTCGAGCCGCCCCCGCCACCCGGCGCGCGGCGCGGAGGCGGCGGGGACGGGGTAAAGGGCCTCCAAGTAAAAGTCGATGACGGCGCGCCAGTCCTCCGGCTTCCGCGCGGAGCGGAGGTAGGCTTGCAGGGGTTCCTGGAGATTGTTCGGCTTCTCCAGCATGAGGGTGTCGTAGCCGCGCGCGGCGGCTTCCTGGAGGATCTTCCGCTCGGCCAGGTCGTGCAGGCCTTCGGCGTGGTTTTCCCCTACGAGGAGGACGGGGTGGGGGCCGGCATTCATCGGACGCGCTCTTCCTGGCTGGGAGCAGGGGCCGCGCCGCCCCGGCGGAATTCGGCGCGGAGGAGCGCGGCGATCTCCTTCCCCGTCTCGACCAGGTGGTCGACGGGCTTCAGCCGGGCGGCGGGAATGCCCGCATGGATCTCCGGGCGGTCGCCGTCGATCGCCAGCTCGAAACTTTCCGAACGCAGGCCCAGGCGGCCCAGCTCGATCTTCAGCGAGCTGCCGGGGGACTCCGTCTCCGTCAAATGGGAGGCGCCGCAGATGGCGACGGCGCCGCCGCCCGCCTCCGCGATCCGCTCCGCCATGAAGGCGTTGCGCTGGGGCAGGGTCTCCACGGTCCGCTGCTCCTGGATGATCCGCTTGCGCTCCGCCGCGGGCAGGTCGTTGAACCGGACGCGGAAGCCCTCGTCCGCGCCGCGCTCCAGCCGGAGGCGGAGCGCCCGGTTCGTGTCGGCGGCGATCATCTGGTCGAGCAGCGCCTCCCGCCTTTCCCGGGGGAGCGGCGGCGCCCCGGCCCCGCGCGTCTTGTCCAAGGAGGCGGACGTGAAGCGGCGGTAGGCCGCGTCGGAACGGCTGGAAGCCAGGTAGGCATCGAGGTCGGGCTGGAGGTCGCACGGGCGCTCCAGGAAAAGGGTGTCGTAGCCCAGGCCGCGCAGTTCCCGCAGGGCGGCGATCTCCGCCGTCAAGTGCTCCGGGCGGTGGTGGTGCTCCCCCACGCAGACGACGGGCAGGATCATCGCCCGCCCTCCCGGGCCAGGATGCGGCCCACCTCCGCCCCATCGGAGACGACGTGGTCCACGGGGCTGGGAGCCCGGCCCAGCCGCCGGTAAACCCGCTCGATGGGCCGCTCCCCGTCGAGGGCCAGGTCAAAGCTGCGGCTGGGCACGCCCAGGCGGTCCAGCTCTTTCTTGAGGGACGTGCCGGGCACCACCTCGCTCAAATGCGCGGCGCCGTGGACGGCCACCACGCCGTGGCCCGCGCGGGCCTCCTCCGCCAGCACGGCGGCCGAGGCGGCGTTGCGGCGGCCCAAATCCCGGTAGAGGCGCCCGCCCTCCTCGATGGCGGCGAGGTTCCGCGCGGACAAATCGTCGAACCGGAGGCGGTAACCCAGCTCCGCCGCGCCGTTCAAGAGAATGCGGGTATTCCTCTCCCCCGGCTCTTCCATCTGCCGCGCGATTTCCTTTTCCCGCCCCTCGGCGGAGGCGCGGCGAAAAGCGTCGCCATAAAGGGCCGCGCTGCCTTCATGGAGAAAATCCCGGTAATCCTGCTCCGTGCGGCGGGAGGCGGCATAGCGCCGGGCGGCCGGTTCCCGCTCCGGCGGCAGCTCCACCGCCAGCGTGTCGTAACCCAAAGGGCGAAGGGCCCGCAACGCCTCCACCTCGATATGCGCGTGCTCTTCCCGAGTATGCAATTCTCCCAGGCAAACGACGGGCTGGAGCGTCCGGTCCAGTTCGGGCAGGGGCTTCCGCCACAGGCCAGGCCGGAGCCAGGCCGGCCGGGCGTCCCACAGAGTAAAGACGACGCCGCGCAAAGCCGCCCCAGGGGAGGCTTTTAAAAGAGAGGCGGCGCTAAACTCCATGCCGTACAATTCGGCTATTTCCTCCAGCCGTTTTCTTCAGGTCCGTTGATTTTTTGATCTCCTGGGTTACGGTACGTCCCTATGCACAAGTCTCTCCTCCTCCTGACGTTTTCCCTCTTTCTCCTTGGCACCGGCAAGGCGGCCGTGGCCGTCGGCAGCCCCGCGCCGGGATTCACCCTGAACGACCTGGCGGGGAAGCCCGTCCAGCTGTCCGATTACGCCGGGAAAATCGTCGTCCTGGAATGGACGAACGTCGACTGCCCCTTCGTGAAGAAGCACTACGCCAGCGGGAACATCCCCGTCCTGCAGGAAAAGTACACCGCCCAGGGCGTGGTCTGGCTCTCCGTCTGCTCCTCCGCGCCGGGGAAGGAAGGCAACCATCCGACCCAGGAGATCGAGGCGACGCGCGCCGCCTGGCACGCCGCCAGCACCGACTACCTGGTCGACGCGGACGGGATCATCGGCCGCCTCTACGGGGCCAAGACGACGCCCCACTTCTTCATCGTCGATAAGCAGGGGGTGGTCCGCTACACCGGGGGGATCGACAGCATCGCCTCCGCGAACCCGGACGACATCCGCAAGGCGGAGCCCTACGTGGCCAAGGCCCTCGACGCCCTCCTGGCGGGCAAGCCGGTGGCGACCCCGGTGACGACGCCCTACGGCTGCTCGGTCAAATACGGGGCTCTCGTCCCGGTTCCTTAGACTGGACCGCGCCCGCGCCCGAACGCGTCGCGCGCAGGAAGGCTTCGATCTCCGGCGCGCCGAAGGCGATCCGGTCGACCGAGGCGGCGAGCCGCTCTTCCGGCACCCGCATCTCCCGGGCCGGGGAGCGGCCGTCGACG
This window contains:
- a CDS encoding thioredoxin family protein, translating into MHKSLLLLTFSLFLLGTGKAAVAVGSPAPGFTLNDLAGKPVQLSDYAGKIVVLEWTNVDCPFVKKHYASGNIPVLQEKYTAQGVVWLSVCSSAPGKEGNHPTQEIEATRAAWHAASTDYLVDADGIIGRLYGAKTTPHFFIVDKQGVVRYTGGIDSIASANPDDIRKAEPYVAKALDALLAGKPVATPVTTPYGCSVKYGALVPVP